A genome region from Arthrobacter sp. SLBN-100 includes the following:
- a CDS encoding excalibur calcium-binding domain-containing protein → MAAGAAPLYAGTHGYRSRVDGDGDGVACEG, encoded by the coding sequence GTGGCCGCCGGAGCTGCGCCGTTGTATGCCGGTACCCACGGCTATCGCTCCCGGGTGGACGGTGACGGTGACGGGGTGGCCTGCGAGGGATAA
- a CDS encoding NADP-dependent oxidoreductase, with amino-acid sequence MKAITYSSYGNPDVLDFGDQPMPKVGPGMVLVKVKAAAVNPVDWKIMAGYLDAVMDLQFPAIPGWDVAGVVESVGIDARQFQSGDEVIAYGRKDYVHGGSFAEYIALPERLLARKPASLGWNESAGLPLAGLTAYQVLNRLGLKSGETVLIHGGSGGVGSLGIQIALVMGASVIATASEKNHQFLRSLGAEPVAYGDGLAERIRELRPNGVDVVADFVGGNLEATLAVLAEGGRHASIADSEVEEHGGDWMWVNPVGANLQELVALVDSRKIRVEVAEVFPLDKAADAFRSNMEGHTRGKIVVAVDQDS; translated from the coding sequence ATGAAGGCAATCACTTACAGCTCATACGGAAACCCTGATGTCCTCGACTTTGGCGATCAGCCAATGCCGAAAGTCGGGCCGGGAATGGTCCTGGTCAAAGTGAAGGCAGCGGCGGTGAACCCGGTGGACTGGAAGATCATGGCAGGGTACCTGGATGCCGTCATGGATCTGCAGTTTCCCGCCATCCCCGGCTGGGACGTAGCAGGGGTTGTGGAGTCGGTGGGAATCGACGCCCGGCAGTTCCAGTCCGGCGACGAGGTCATTGCCTACGGCCGCAAGGACTACGTCCACGGTGGAAGCTTTGCCGAGTACATCGCGCTGCCGGAGCGGCTCCTGGCCCGGAAGCCTGCCTCGCTCGGGTGGAACGAATCGGCAGGCCTGCCGCTTGCCGGCCTGACCGCCTACCAGGTTCTCAACCGGCTGGGCTTGAAGTCCGGCGAAACTGTCCTGATCCACGGGGGTTCCGGAGGCGTCGGCTCCCTTGGCATCCAGATCGCTTTGGTCATGGGCGCGAGTGTCATTGCCACTGCCTCGGAGAAGAATCATCAGTTCCTCCGCTCCCTGGGAGCCGAGCCGGTTGCCTACGGAGACGGGCTCGCAGAGCGCATTCGCGAGCTGCGTCCTAACGGTGTGGACGTCGTTGCCGATTTCGTGGGCGGAAACCTCGAGGCGACGCTGGCCGTGCTGGCCGAAGGAGGCCGGCATGCCTCGATCGCCGACAGTGAAGTGGAAGAGCACGGCGGCGACTGGATGTGGGTGAATCCGGTGGGAGCCAACCTGCAGGAACTCGTCGCCCTGGTGGACAGCCGGAAAATCCGCGTGGAAGTTGCCGAGGTCTTCCCGCTGGACAAAGCCGCTGATGCCTTCCGGTCCAACATGGAAGGGCATACCCGCGGCAAGATCGTGGTCGCCGTAGACCAGGATTCCTGA
- a CDS encoding sensor histidine kinase gives MSKVAHSGRAGVNRSPGFTRADFAVVLLAFAVELASFFPATSGSLSGALAVAALVYVASGFVPLFWRHRAPVMVFSGLLLHQAIFVVFVTPNYFDFSAVYRVPYMPITTVLVALAAVASDRSLRQSLTALITAVAFPVLITSRGRPFDEDLWFIGTGAVWLGGAWAFGRFVARNRLRINSLEEERRRAEAAIAQERAHIAAELHDIVSHAVTVMMLHAAGGRRVMDTDPKRAAQALEVIESVGTEATQELARLLGLLKPPGGTADEGQQSPLPTLSDIHGLIEPVRSAGVKVDVKTSGEAGKLDPSVGHAAYRVVQESLTNISKHSGSGTNALIDLRWEPLTLTLSISDDGGGRPEDRLDGTSGYGLLGLKERVEVAGGSIEWGPKNRGFFLSARLPSSP, from the coding sequence ATGTCTAAGGTGGCGCACTCCGGTCGGGCGGGGGTGAACCGGTCACCCGGCTTCACCAGGGCAGATTTCGCCGTCGTGCTGCTGGCATTTGCCGTCGAGCTCGCCAGTTTTTTTCCGGCTACGTCCGGCTCGCTCTCTGGAGCCTTGGCCGTGGCGGCTCTTGTTTACGTGGCGAGCGGATTCGTCCCACTCTTTTGGAGGCACCGCGCCCCGGTGATGGTTTTCTCCGGGCTCTTGCTGCATCAGGCGATCTTCGTAGTCTTCGTCACTCCGAACTACTTCGACTTCTCGGCCGTTTACCGCGTCCCTTACATGCCAATAACGACTGTCCTGGTGGCGCTGGCCGCAGTGGCATCCGATCGGTCGCTTCGGCAGTCCCTGACGGCCCTCATTACCGCAGTCGCCTTTCCTGTCCTGATCACTTCACGCGGCAGGCCCTTTGATGAGGATTTGTGGTTCATCGGTACCGGGGCCGTGTGGCTGGGAGGGGCGTGGGCCTTCGGCCGTTTTGTGGCGCGAAACCGTCTCCGCATCAACTCTTTGGAGGAAGAGCGGCGCAGGGCTGAAGCCGCAATCGCGCAGGAACGCGCGCACATCGCCGCCGAACTGCACGATATCGTCTCCCACGCCGTCACGGTAATGATGCTGCACGCCGCCGGCGGCCGCAGGGTTATGGACACCGATCCCAAACGTGCCGCCCAGGCCCTGGAAGTCATCGAATCCGTTGGAACGGAGGCGACGCAGGAACTTGCCCGCCTCCTGGGACTGCTGAAGCCGCCTGGTGGGACGGCGGACGAAGGACAGCAAAGCCCGCTGCCGACGCTGAGCGACATTCATGGGCTGATCGAGCCTGTTCGTTCAGCAGGAGTGAAGGTGGACGTGAAGACATCCGGGGAGGCTGGAAAGCTTGACCCCAGCGTAGGCCACGCTGCGTACCGCGTGGTGCAGGAGTCGCTGACGAACATCTCCAAGCACTCCGGATCAGGAACCAATGCGCTCATCGATCTACGGTGGGAACCCCTTACGCTGACCCTCAGCATTTCCGACGACGGTGGCGGCAGGCCCGAGGACCGTCTTGACGGTACTTCAGGCTATGGGCTCTTGGGGCTCAAGGAGAGAGTGGAAGTCGCCGGGGGGAGCATCGAATGGGGGCCAAAGAACCGGGGGTTCTTCCTGAGCGCCCGCCTTCCCTCGTCGCCTTAG
- a CDS encoding DUF6994 family protein produces the protein MRESHGRSDGRYRADERSRDAESLPVFDISFDYKTDRPAKTRPDADRDSPKLRSLHELLWTKRLKSGILFAPKPPLRRRDGYLPTGQ, from the coding sequence TTGAGGGAAAGCCATGGACGGTCCGATGGACGATACCGTGCCGATGAACGGTCCCGAGATGCCGAATCGTTGCCGGTCTTCGATATCTCGTTTGACTACAAGACCGACAGGCCGGCGAAGACCAGGCCCGACGCGGATCGGGACAGTCCGAAACTCCGTTCGCTTCACGAGTTGCTGTGGACTAAGCGGCTCAAGTCCGGAATCCTTTTCGCTCCGAAACCGCCATTGCGTCGCCGGGACGGCTACCTGCCCACAGGCCAGTAG
- a CDS encoding aminotransferase class I/II-fold pyridoxal phosphate-dependent enzyme, whose translation MGPAEVMRDVALAATYNTTVASGFGQLGAAAALLASKDGGQGDGVATAVADWQARRDLILRELEGLPVVKPDGGWSLLVNASALGLKAPELAQRLFQHARIAATPMTQWGQQVAPDYVRLVFATERLERLSGIGDRFGAALR comes from the coding sequence GTGGGACCGGCAGAAGTGATGCGGGATGTGGCGCTTGCGGCAACGTACAACACCACGGTGGCCAGCGGCTTCGGACAACTTGGCGCCGCCGCCGCGCTGTTGGCTTCCAAGGACGGCGGCCAGGGCGACGGCGTGGCCACTGCGGTGGCGGACTGGCAGGCACGGCGGGACTTGATTCTGCGGGAACTGGAGGGGCTCCCGGTGGTCAAGCCCGACGGCGGGTGGTCGCTCCTGGTAAACGCGAGCGCCCTCGGATTGAAAGCGCCCGAACTTGCGCAACGGCTGTTCCAGCACGCACGGATTGCCGCGACCCCGATGACGCAGTGGGGACAGCAGGTGGCACCGGACTACGTCCGCTTGGTCTTCGCCACTGAGCGGCTGGAGCGCCTGAGCGGAATCGGGGACCGCTTCGGCGCGGCGCTGCGGTGA
- a CDS encoding ArsR/SmtB family transcription factor: MGDQQAKDALYDALVEAAKALGNGRRAQLIDVLGQGERSVEELAGEIHQSTANTSQHLQRLLRAGLASSRRSGTRIYYSLASPAVERLWRALRETAEAHPGELGELVRAYVGDRAELSMITRDELLLRLRQGDVVVLDVRPLPEYEAGHIPNAISVPLPEVKSRLREVPQASEIVAYCRGPYCLYADEAVRLLTNEGRVAARLEEGFPEWKAAGLPIEGSAR, encoded by the coding sequence GTGGGCGACCAGCAGGCTAAGGATGCGCTTTACGACGCCCTCGTAGAAGCTGCCAAGGCCTTGGGGAACGGCCGGCGGGCACAGCTGATCGATGTCCTTGGCCAGGGCGAGCGGTCGGTCGAGGAGCTCGCCGGAGAGATCCACCAGAGTACCGCCAACACATCCCAGCACCTGCAGCGCTTGCTGCGGGCCGGCCTCGCCTCGTCCCGGCGTTCGGGGACGCGGATCTACTATTCCCTGGCCAGCCCGGCAGTGGAGCGGCTATGGAGGGCACTTCGCGAAACAGCCGAAGCCCACCCCGGGGAGCTGGGCGAGCTGGTGCGTGCCTACGTCGGCGATCGTGCCGAGCTGAGCATGATCACGCGCGACGAACTGCTTCTGCGGCTTCGGCAGGGCGACGTCGTAGTGCTGGACGTGCGGCCGCTGCCCGAATACGAGGCCGGACATATCCCAAATGCGATTTCCGTGCCCTTGCCGGAGGTCAAGTCCCGACTGCGCGAGGTTCCCCAGGCGAGCGAAATCGTTGCCTACTGCCGCGGACCATATTGCCTGTATGCCGATGAGGCCGTGCGGCTGCTCACGAATGAAGGGCGCGTCGCCGCAAGGCTCGAGGAAGGCTTCCCCGAATGGAAGGCGGCAGGGCTCCCGATAGAAGGCTCGGCCAGGTGA
- a CDS encoding HNH endonuclease family protein, which translates to MTYTSSVPCTVKTGVLADPYTGATIHFVRGTTTSSAVQIDHVVALSDAWQKGAQQLTADVRTAFANDPLNLQATDGPTNMQKGDGDAATWLPPSKGVRCEYVARQVSVKAKYSLWLTQAEHDAIANILAGCPGQRGPGLRSGGGPRSRLLR; encoded by the coding sequence TTGACCTACACCAGCAGCGTCCCGTGCACGGTTAAGACCGGCGTGCTCGCGGATCCGTACACGGGCGCCACCATTCACTTTGTCCGCGGCACCACCACGAGCAGCGCCGTGCAGATCGACCATGTGGTGGCGCTCAGCGACGCGTGGCAGAAGGGCGCGCAGCAGCTGACCGCGGACGTGCGGACGGCGTTCGCGAACGATCCGCTGAACCTCCAGGCGACCGACGGTCCCACCAACATGCAAAAGGGCGACGGCGACGCGGCCACCTGGCTGCCACCCAGCAAGGGCGTCCGCTGTGAGTACGTCGCGCGGCAGGTTTCCGTGAAGGCGAAGTACAGCCTTTGGTTGACGCAGGCTGAGCACGACGCGATCGCAAACATCCTCGCAGGCTGCCCCGGCCAGCGGGGCCCCGGCCTCCGTTCAGGCGGCGGCCCCCGCTCCCGTCTACTACGCTAA
- a CDS encoding aminotransferase class I/II-fold pyridoxal phosphate-dependent enzyme has protein sequence MPRGRTSRFLNIQPFGIEKAAAAAGDDPEVLGVENLDTDIAPPPSAVAVTREAVGRRDANSWLPFTGLGQLREAVADQLSAQTGRAYDPATEVAITGGALAGLLSTLLATVDHGDEVVVTDPTYAGFINRIRLANAAPVFLPLMVVDGHWRLDLEGWLRPSQKRRLPCF, from the coding sequence ATGCCCCGCGGGAGAACGTCACGTTTCCTGAACATCCAGCCTTTTGGCATCGAGAAGGCGGCGGCCGCTGCCGGCGATGACCCTGAAGTGCTGGGGGTGGAGAACCTGGACACGGACATTGCCCCGCCGCCTTCCGCAGTGGCCGTGACCCGCGAGGCTGTCGGCCGCCGGGATGCGAACAGCTGGCTGCCCTTCACCGGACTCGGGCAGTTGCGTGAAGCGGTTGCGGACCAGCTCAGCGCGCAAACAGGCCGCGCTTATGACCCCGCAACGGAGGTGGCCATCACGGGCGGCGCGCTCGCCGGCCTTCTCAGCACCCTTCTGGCCACGGTGGATCACGGCGACGAAGTGGTAGTCACCGATCCGACGTACGCGGGGTTCATCAACCGGATCAGGCTCGCCAACGCGGCGCCCGTCTTCCTGCCGCTCATGGTGGTCGACGGCCACTGGCGGCTGGACCTGGAAGGATGGCTCCGGCCGTCACAAAAAAGACGCCTGCCCTGCTTCTGA
- a CDS encoding thiamine pyrophosphate-dependent enzyme gives MGWAPMYWNIPRPQDLVMVGTPFQAIGLGLASAVGAALAVEDGRTLVLASGDGGFLMGLADLESLIGAAKSAIVVIYNDAAYGAEIHQYGSQGLTEKPMLIPEVDFSGIARALGAESAIIRSLADLSALTDWIDGGAKGTFVADCRITSSVRAPWMSEWMNAKQAAKAGVS, from the coding sequence ATGGGTTGGGCACCCATGTACTGGAACATCCCGCGGCCGCAGGACCTGGTGATGGTGGGGACCCCGTTCCAAGCCATTGGGCTGGGCCTCGCCAGCGCCGTAGGGGCGGCCCTTGCGGTGGAGGACGGCCGGACTCTGGTGCTGGCATCCGGCGACGGCGGTTTCCTGATGGGTCTGGCCGACCTCGAATCACTCATCGGTGCGGCGAAGAGCGCCATCGTGGTGATCTACAACGATGCCGCCTATGGAGCCGAAATCCATCAGTACGGCTCTCAGGGCCTGACCGAAAAGCCGATGCTGATTCCCGAGGTGGACTTCAGCGGGATTGCCCGGGCGCTCGGCGCCGAGTCGGCGATCATCCGGTCGCTGGCGGACCTTTCGGCGCTCACGGACTGGATCGATGGCGGCGCCAAGGGAACCTTCGTGGCCGACTGCCGGATCACCTCCAGCGTCCGGGCTCCCTGGATGAGCGAGTGGATGAACGCCAAGCAGGCGGCGAAAGCGGGGGTGTCCTGA
- a CDS encoding glycerophosphodiester phosphodiesterase family protein, with amino-acid sequence MASPAVAAPSDEAGTPSSNTAGAATSELKMNERNGSFDLQSHRGGRGEWTEESLAAFTNSLALDVTTLQLDTHLTEDGKVIVWHDDTIQAAKCQETAPAAAGDPEFLSGGSPPCRPSPASGCSPPRCPGSCRPTPA; translated from the coding sequence ATGGCGAGCCCCGCCGTCGCCGCCCCCAGTGACGAGGCCGGCACTCCGTCGTCGAACACTGCCGGAGCCGCCACCTCCGAGCTCAAAATGAACGAACGCAACGGCTCGTTCGACCTGCAGAGCCACCGCGGCGGCCGCGGCGAATGGACCGAGGAGTCCCTGGCCGCGTTCACGAACTCACTGGCGCTGGACGTGACCACCCTGCAACTGGACACCCACCTGACAGAGGACGGCAAGGTGATCGTCTGGCACGACGACACCATCCAGGCAGCCAAGTGCCAGGAGACCGCGCCCGCCGCCGCCGGTGACCCAGAGTTCCTGTCCGGCGGGTCGCCGCCCTGCAGGCCGTCACCGGCTTCGGGCTGCTCACCGCCACGGTGTCCTGGATCCTGCAGACCTACCCCGGCCTGA
- a CDS encoding aminotransferase class I/II-fold pyridoxal phosphate-dependent enzyme, producing MSSSMPSGHVFSDAEWNAVAEACSAADCWLLYDAAMDRILFDSLQSRHPPSLEQLAERTITLGGVSKNFRMIGWRVVGRWDRQK from the coding sequence ATGAGTTCGTCCATGCCGTCCGGGCATGTGTTCAGCGATGCCGAATGGAACGCCGTCGCGGAAGCCTGTTCGGCGGCCGATTGCTGGTTGTTGTACGACGCGGCCATGGACAGGATTCTCTTCGACAGCCTGCAGTCCCGCCACCCGCCGTCGTTGGAGCAGTTGGCGGAGCGAACCATCACGCTCGGCGGAGTATCCAAGAACTTCCGGATGATCGGGTGGCGCGTCGTTGGGCGGTGGGACCGGCAGAAGTGA
- a CDS encoding M12 family metallopeptidase has translation MATLEPQTQHAIREIVRILGQFTQDQQSESNGQVGSAAGCRIMPLPQRLWGKGAEVAARINPVNAPLQEPQGSYPSIDEPMRLTLTTSKYWGPRPKKLSVSFMETTPAELRARIISHLNAWSQSAGISFHGTSGTGDVRISRGPGGYYSYLGTDIKLIPTNRQTMNLQGFTMNTSESEYRRVIRHEAGHTLGFPHEHMRKALVDRIDPAKAYAYFLRTQGWDKTTVDQQVLTPLGGNSIIGTEPDQDSIMCYQLPGEITYDGQPIRGGLDINATDYLFAGTIYPKVLHASAESMEDSSSGSIEGGANDWDPVEDVKDISYE, from the coding sequence ATGGCCACTCTTGAACCTCAGACGCAACATGCAATTCGCGAGATCGTCAGGATCTTAGGTCAATTCACCCAAGACCAGCAGTCAGAGAGCAACGGTCAAGTCGGCTCAGCCGCAGGCTGCCGCATCATGCCGCTGCCCCAGCGACTGTGGGGAAAGGGGGCCGAAGTCGCAGCCCGGATAAATCCCGTCAATGCCCCGTTGCAGGAACCTCAGGGCAGTTACCCATCGATCGACGAACCGATGCGGCTCACCCTGACAACGTCAAAGTACTGGGGACCGCGGCCAAAAAAGCTATCTGTAAGCTTCATGGAGACCACGCCAGCGGAATTGCGTGCGCGCATCATCAGCCATTTGAATGCCTGGTCGCAGTCGGCGGGCATCTCGTTCCACGGGACCTCAGGAACGGGCGATGTCCGTATCTCCCGGGGGCCCGGGGGCTACTACTCCTATCTCGGGACGGACATCAAGCTGATTCCAACCAACCGTCAGACAATGAACCTCCAAGGGTTCACCATGAACACATCAGAATCCGAGTACCGGCGCGTTATCCGTCACGAAGCGGGTCACACGCTCGGGTTCCCCCATGAGCACATGCGCAAGGCACTGGTTGACCGGATCGATCCGGCCAAGGCCTACGCCTATTTCCTCAGGACCCAGGGCTGGGACAAGACAACTGTTGATCAGCAGGTTCTAACCCCGCTTGGAGGCAACTCAATCATCGGTACCGAGCCGGACCAGGACTCCATCATGTGCTACCAGCTTCCCGGCGAGATCACTTACGACGGTCAGCCGATCCGCGGCGGGCTGGACATCAATGCGACAGACTATTTGTTCGCCGGCACGATTTATCCCAAAGTCCTGCATGCGTCAGCGGAGAGCATGGAAGACTCGTCAAGCGGCAGCATCGAGGGTGGCGCAAATGACTGGGATCCCGTGGAGGACGTGAAGGACATTTCATATGAGTAA
- a CDS encoding DUF1295 domain-containing protein — MSRHGKDDRFDELKPSFFRFLNTWTLQGLWVVLTAAAAWIAVTSTTRVGLDWWALCGFVVWAAGFGIEIVADSQKGRFNANPANKGKFISTGLWAGSRPGDAMAVSERKGFRT; from the coding sequence GTGAGCAGGCACGGCAAGGACGACCGGTTCGATGAGCTCAAGCCTTCGTTCTTCCGTTTCCTGAACACGTGGACGCTGCAGGGGCTCTGGGTGGTCCTCACCGCGGCCGCCGCCTGGATTGCGGTTACGTCCACCACCCGGGTGGGGCTGGACTGGTGGGCGCTTTGCGGCTTTGTGGTGTGGGCTGCCGGCTTCGGCATCGAGATTGTGGCGGACAGCCAGAAGGGCCGTTTCAACGCGAACCCGGCGAACAAGGGGAAATTCATTTCTACTGGCCTGTGGGCAGGTAGCCGTCCCGGCGACGCAATGGCGGTTTCGGAGCGAAAAGGATTCCGGACTTGA
- a CDS encoding response regulator transcription factor — protein sequence MAQEAGAPVAAGDAPVSAGEADGRLRVVLVDDEALIRAGLALLLESEADMVVVGEAGDGRAGVEVVAGLQPDVVVMDIRMPVMDGVAATRILTSEEFNGGRREAIPVLILTTFNEDEAVHAALRAGASGFILKNSAPRILASAIRALAEGAGWLDPNVTRKLLEEFSNGPEPFLPTPAELDELTRREREVLAAIARGMNNAEVAAKLFLSEATVKTHVHRILMKLGVADRAQAVAAAYRLGLVKPDGRR from the coding sequence ATGGCACAGGAAGCGGGTGCGCCCGTGGCGGCAGGCGATGCGCCCGTGTCGGCCGGTGAAGCCGACGGCCGCCTCCGTGTGGTCCTTGTCGATGACGAAGCCCTGATCAGGGCAGGACTGGCGCTGCTGCTGGAGTCAGAGGCCGACATGGTGGTCGTCGGGGAGGCCGGTGATGGCCGCGCCGGTGTTGAAGTGGTCGCGGGGCTACAGCCCGACGTCGTGGTGATGGATATTCGCATGCCGGTCATGGACGGCGTCGCGGCCACCCGCATCCTCACCTCCGAAGAGTTCAATGGCGGCCGCAGGGAAGCGATACCCGTCCTCATCCTGACCACCTTCAATGAAGATGAGGCTGTCCATGCCGCCCTGCGTGCCGGCGCCTCCGGCTTCATCCTCAAGAACTCGGCGCCACGCATCCTGGCATCCGCCATCCGTGCCCTGGCCGAGGGAGCCGGCTGGCTTGACCCGAACGTCACCCGTAAACTCCTCGAGGAATTTTCCAACGGACCGGAGCCTTTTCTTCCCACCCCGGCGGAGTTGGATGAGCTGACGCGCCGTGAACGGGAGGTGCTCGCGGCGATTGCCCGCGGAATGAATAACGCTGAGGTCGCCGCGAAGCTATTCCTGAGCGAGGCCACAGTGAAAACGCACGTGCACCGCATCCTGATGAAACTTGGCGTGGCAGACCGGGCGCAGGCTGTGGCGGCGGCGTACCGGTTGGGCCTCGTCAAACCGGACGGGCGCAGGTGA
- a CDS encoding thiamine pyrophosphate-binding protein: MTTLTVSGRVAQVLSSYLSDVFGVMGNGNVYFLDAAEKLGLRFSPVRHEGAAIAAADAYYRTSGRLAAGTTTYGPGYTNALTALAEAVQAQIPVVLVTGDAPSSGARPQDVDQAAIAAGLGAATFTVTRDAAGSITRQAVEYALTQRTAVVIAIPYDLASLEAEDEELPAPLAPQVTDDGGTDLVQVARLLAGAKRPLILAGRGAHLAGAGPELRQLADRLGALTAGTALGLNLLEGDGYLGVAGGFGTDTAAGLMGEADVVLVAGASLSPFTLRFGHLLGPDSTVIQIDTAVQPTHPRVDLFVSADAKSAAGRLLQLLKGEAAADAWRAEARKRLAEAPAHHPGSDDTSDGRLDPRALATALDAVLPERRTVVQDGGHFMGWAPMYWNIPRPQDLVMVGTAFQAIGLGLASAVGAARAVGDGRTLVLASGDGGFLMGLADLESLIGAAKSAIVVIYNDAAYGAEIHQYGSQGLTEKPMLIPEVDFSGIARALGAESAIIRSLADLSALTDWIDGGAKGTFVADCRITSSVRAPWMSEWMNAKQAPKAAVAG, encoded by the coding sequence ATGACTACTCTCACCGTCTCGGGCCGCGTGGCACAGGTTCTCAGCAGCTACCTCAGCGACGTCTTCGGCGTTATGGGCAACGGCAACGTCTACTTCCTGGACGCGGCCGAAAAGCTGGGCCTCCGCTTCTCCCCCGTCCGCCACGAAGGCGCCGCCATCGCCGCGGCCGACGCCTACTACCGCACGTCGGGACGTCTCGCAGCAGGCACCACCACCTACGGCCCCGGCTACACCAATGCGCTCACCGCCCTGGCCGAGGCGGTCCAGGCGCAGATCCCCGTCGTGCTCGTCACGGGAGATGCCCCCAGCAGCGGGGCCCGGCCGCAGGACGTGGACCAGGCGGCCATCGCCGCCGGCCTCGGCGCGGCCACCTTCACCGTCACCCGCGACGCCGCTGGCTCCATCACCCGGCAGGCGGTGGAGTACGCACTCACCCAGCGCACCGCCGTCGTCATTGCCATTCCCTACGACCTCGCGTCACTTGAGGCTGAGGATGAGGAACTTCCGGCGCCGTTGGCACCCCAGGTGACGGACGACGGCGGCACGGACCTTGTGCAGGTGGCCCGCCTGCTCGCCGGGGCAAAGCGCCCGCTGATCCTCGCCGGCCGCGGCGCACACCTCGCCGGCGCCGGCCCGGAGTTGCGCCAACTCGCCGACCGCCTGGGCGCGCTGACCGCCGGAACCGCCCTGGGGCTCAACCTTCTCGAGGGCGACGGGTACCTCGGGGTCGCCGGCGGCTTCGGCACGGACACCGCGGCCGGGCTTATGGGCGAGGCCGACGTGGTCCTGGTGGCCGGGGCGAGCCTGAGCCCCTTCACCCTGCGGTTCGGGCACCTGCTCGGCCCGGACAGCACCGTCATCCAGATCGACACCGCCGTGCAACCCACGCACCCCCGGGTAGACCTGTTCGTCAGCGCCGATGCGAAGTCCGCCGCGGGGCGTCTGCTCCAGCTGCTGAAGGGTGAGGCGGCGGCGGATGCCTGGCGCGCGGAAGCCCGCAAGCGGCTGGCCGAAGCACCGGCCCACCACCCAGGCTCCGACGACACCTCGGACGGCCGGCTGGACCCGCGCGCCCTCGCCACGGCGCTGGATGCCGTGCTGCCGGAGCGCCGCACGGTGGTCCAAGATGGAGGGCACTTCATGGGTTGGGCACCCATGTACTGGAACATCCCGCGGCCGCAGGACCTGGTGATGGTGGGGACCGCGTTCCAAGCCATTGGGCTGGGCCTCGCCAGCGCCGTCGGCGCAGCCCGCGCCGTGGGGGACGGCCGCACCCTGGTACTGGCCTCCGGCGACGGCGGCTTCCTGATGGGCCTGGCCGACCTCGAATCACTCATCGGTGCGGCGAAGAGCGCCATCGTGGTGATCTACAACGATGCCGCCTACGGAGCCGAAATCCACCAGTACGGCTCCCAGGGCCTGACCGAAAAGCCCATGCTGATCCCCGAGGTGGACTTCAGCGGGATTGCCCGGGCGCTCGGCGCCGAGTCGGCGATCATCCGGTCGCTGGCGGACCTTTCGGCGCTCACGGACTGGATCGATGGCGGCGCCAAGGGAACCTTCGTGGCCGACTGCCGGATCACCTCCAGCGTCCGGGCTCCCTGGATGAGCGAGTGGATGAACGCCAAGCAGGCCCCGAAGGCGGCAGTGGCGGGGTAG
- a CDS encoding tyrosinase family protein, whose amino-acid sequence MGFRNRLESFITQRGDSRVSTTGSQLHNRVHVWVGGNMLLMTSPDDPVFFLHHCFIDKVWADWQEIQKINNPDAAPHYAPLRDGPTGHNADDDIRPVPTPSGRSWTSPRWTTPTNSRPAADLWPT is encoded by the coding sequence ATCGGATTCCGGAACCGGCTGGAGAGCTTCATTACCCAGCGTGGCGACAGCAGGGTCTCCACCACGGGCTCCCAGCTGCACAACCGGGTCCACGTCTGGGTAGGGGGAAACATGCTGCTGATGACCTCACCCGACGACCCGGTGTTCTTCCTGCACCATTGCTTTATCGACAAGGTCTGGGCCGACTGGCAGGAAATACAGAAGATCAACAATCCGGACGCCGCGCCGCACTACGCCCCGCTGCGGGACGGACCCACCGGCCACAACGCCGATGACGACATCCGCCCGGTGCCCACACCATCCGGCAGGTCCTGGACATCGCCGCGCTGGACTACACCTACGAACAGCCGCCCAGCAGCCGACCTCTGGCCGACATGA